The following coding sequences lie in one Labrus bergylta chromosome 13, fLabBer1.1, whole genome shotgun sequence genomic window:
- the hsd3b1 gene encoding hydroxy-delta-5-steroid dehydrogenase, 3 beta- and steroid delta-isomerase 1 translates to MSLSGDVCVVTGACGFLGKRLVRLLLEEEKMSEIRLLDKEVKPQLLQTLEDCRGDTKLSAFEGDIRDGDFLRKSCRGASIVFHIASIIDVTNSVEYSEIYGVNVRGTQLLLEACIQENVSSVIYTSTIEVMGPNSKGEPIINGTEDTVYECNLKFAYSKTKKEAEERTLQVHDELLPNGGRLATCALRPMYIYGEGCRFLLGHMGDGIRNNNVLYRMSLPEALVNPVYVGNVAAAHLQAARSLKDPQKRDVVGGKFYFISDDTPHISYSDFNHIVMSPLGFSIQEKLMVPLRLFYLFCFLMEVVCMILQPFVRVAPPLSRQLLTMLNTTFSFSYQRAQRDLGYAPRFTWQDARKRTIEWLASQLPQEREKISAK, encoded by the exons ATGTCTCTGAGCggggatgtttgtgttgtgaccGGAGCCTGTGGATTTCTGGGGAAGCGGCTGGTGAGGCTTCTGCTGGAAGAGGAGAAGATGTCAGAGATTCGTCTGCTGGATAAAGAAGTAAAGCCACAACTGTTACAGACTCTGGAAG ACTGTCGAGGCGACACAAAGCTGAGTGCTTTCGAGGGGGACATCAGAGACGGTGATTTCCTGAGAAAAAGCTGCAGAGGCGCTTCGATTGTTTTCCACATCGCGTCCATCATCGATGTGACTAACTCGGTGGAATACAGCGAGATATACGGGGTCAACGTCAGAG GAACTCAGCTGCTCCTGGAGGCATGCATTCAAGAGAACGTGTCGTCGGTCATCTACACCAGCACCATCGAGGTGATGGGGCCAAACTCAAAGGGTGAACCAATCATCAACGGCACCGAGGACACAGTTTATGAATGCAATCTGAAGTTCGCTTACAGCAAGACCAAAAAGGAGGCTGAGGAGAGAACCCTGCAGGTCCACGACGAGCTGCTCCCAAACGGAGGCCGACTTGCTACCTGCGCCCTCCGACCCATGTACATCTATGGGGAGGGCTGCCGCTTCCTGCTGGGCCACATGGGCGACGGGATACGAAACAACAACGTTCTGTATCGTATGTCTCTGCCGGAGGCTTTAGTGAATCCTGTCTATGTGGGCAACGTGGCTGCGGCTCACCTCCAGGCAGCCCGCAGCCTCAAAGATCCACAAAAACGAGATGTAGTCGGAGGAAAGTTTTACTTCATTTCAGACGACACGCCTCACATTTCCTATTCCGACTTCAACCACATCGTGATGTCACCTCTGGGCTTCAGCATTCAGGAGAAACTGATGGTGCCGCTCCGCCTCTTCTACCTGTTCTGCTTCCTAATGGAGGTCGTGTGCATGATACTTCAGCCTTTCGTGCGTGTCGCCCCGCCGCTGAGCCGGCAGCTCCTCACCATGTTGAACACGACGTTCAGCTTCTCCTATCAGAGGGCTCAGAGAGACCTGGGGTACGCCCCCAGGTTCACCTGGCAGGACGCTCGCAAACGCACCATTGAATGGCTTGCTTCACAGCTGCCacaagagagggaaaaaatCTCAGCTAAATAA